In a single window of the Anaerotruncus rubiinfantis genome:
- a CDS encoding cyclase family protein, with amino-acid sequence MRIVDLSMPIISNMLANRDFAGNVYLNMVTHEDSKAFGSGAPDDPFTSAWNYIGMTEHTGTHVDAFFHMDPQGLSVDEMPLDLFFGKAVCLDLRQIPPRGTVTVADVLAAQEKAGVKIDGHIVLFCTGIHKKYYPSDDLLRMNPEISAEVVRWLAKHGSRMHGVEGPSTDILDKKLFPSHRACRELKLAHYEWLVNLEELLGKGEFMFYGVPLRLKGGSGSPVRAFAVIEEGN; translated from the coding sequence ATGCGGATTGTCGATTTATCAATGCCAATCATAAGCAATATGCTCGCCAACCGGGACTTTGCCGGAAACGTCTACCTGAATATGGTCACCCATGAGGACTCCAAAGCCTTTGGAAGCGGCGCGCCGGACGATCCATTCACTTCGGCATGGAATTACATCGGCATGACCGAACACACTGGCACCCATGTCGATGCTTTTTTCCACATGGATCCGCAGGGCCTTTCCGTGGACGAAATGCCGCTCGATCTCTTCTTTGGGAAAGCGGTTTGTCTGGATTTACGGCAGATCCCGCCGCGCGGCACCGTTACAGTTGCGGATGTTCTGGCGGCGCAGGAGAAGGCCGGCGTCAAGATCGATGGGCACATCGTCCTCTTCTGCACCGGTATCCATAAAAAATATTACCCCTCTGACGACCTGCTGCGCATGAACCCGGAGATCTCCGCGGAGGTGGTGCGCTGGCTCGCAAAGCACGGCTCCCGGATGCACGGGGTGGAAGGCCCGTCGACCGATATACTTGACAAAAAGCTGTTTCCCAGCCACCGGGCCTGCCGTGAGCTGAAGCTGGCGCATTATGAGTGGCTCGTGAATCTGGAAGAGCTTTTGGGAAAGGGCGAGTTCATGTTCTATGGGGTTCCGCTGCGCTTAAAAGGCGGATCCGGTTCCCCGGTGCGTGCCTTCGCCGTAATTGAGGAGGGAAACTGA
- a CDS encoding LacI family DNA-binding transcriptional regulator, translated as MNIYEVAKKAKVSAATVSRVINNKPNISAKTYEKVMSVLAETNYSPNAIARGLALNSMNMVGIVVDDIRNLYRANVVYYLEDLLSKNNYNAVIFNAGTKGDSLYPLILQQRLDALIFVGSSMSTPQVREFIQTHFSQQPVLMYNGEIDLPNVLTVICDESAGMQLLADHLYRTGRRKPIYVDFSNTLASQRKFQGFREKLDDLRVEFDDSHVFLAPSDDFDGGCAAAKRAIESGLKFDAVVCSLDLLAMGVLYTLQQYGFNIPGDISVTGFDNLTYGKISAPFLTSIDGNAEVMANVAVERLIACISGAPVSTEPVYIAPSLFLGGTT; from the coding sequence ATGAACATTTACGAAGTCGCCAAGAAGGCAAAAGTCTCTGCCGCGACCGTTTCCCGTGTCATCAACAACAAGCCGAACATCAGCGCCAAAACCTACGAAAAGGTGATGTCCGTCCTTGCGGAGACAAACTACTCCCCCAACGCGATTGCACGCGGGCTGGCCCTGAATTCGATGAACATGGTCGGAATCGTCGTCGACGATATCCGCAACCTTTACCGTGCCAACGTTGTTTATTACCTGGAAGACCTGCTCAGCAAAAACAATTACAATGCGGTCATCTTTAATGCCGGCACCAAGGGGGATTCGCTCTATCCCCTGATTTTGCAGCAGCGGCTGGACGCGCTGATCTTTGTCGGTTCGTCGATGAGCACCCCACAGGTTAGGGAATTTATCCAAACACATTTCTCCCAGCAGCCGGTCCTCATGTATAACGGCGAGATCGACCTGCCCAACGTCCTCACGGTCATCTGCGACGAGTCTGCCGGGATGCAGCTGCTGGCAGATCACCTTTACCGCACCGGACGCCGCAAACCGATCTATGTGGATTTCAGCAACACGCTGGCCAGCCAGCGCAAATTTCAGGGATTCCGTGAAAAACTTGATGACCTGCGGGTGGAGTTTGACGATTCGCATGTGTTCCTCGCGCCCTCGGATGATTTCGACGGCGGCTGCGCGGCCGCGAAACGCGCGATTGAAAGCGGTTTAAAATTTGATGCCGTGGTCTGCAGCCTGGACCTGCTCGCAATGGGGGTCCTCTATACTTTGCAGCAGTACGGCTTCAACATCCCCGGGGATATTTCGGTCACCGGATTTGACAATCTCACTTACGGTAAAATCTCCGCGCCGTTTCTGACCTCCATCGACGGCAACGCGGAAGTTATGGCGAATGTAGCCGTCGAGCGGCTTATCGCCTGCATCAGCGGAGCGCCCGTTTCCACCGAACCTGTTTACATCGCGCCTTCCCTGTTCCTGGGCGGCACGACCTGA